A genomic segment from Lignipirellula cremea encodes:
- the coaD gene encoding pantetheine-phosphate adenylyltransferase, with translation MTGSDTRVAVYTGSFDPITLGHLNVIQRACRLVDTLIVGIGENTDKTSLFTPAERLELVAHATEQCGNVEVHTFSGLAVRFVRDCGARVMVRGVRPLTDIAGEFTMMMANRHLDADIETVFLMADEEFAHVSSSLIKQIAPLANDEMLSRFVPREIVSALRKKLGAKDG, from the coding sequence ATGACTGGCTCTGACACCCGCGTGGCCGTTTATACGGGTTCGTTTGATCCGATTACGCTTGGCCATTTGAATGTGATCCAGCGGGCATGCCGACTGGTCGACACGCTGATTGTCGGCATTGGGGAAAACACGGACAAGACTTCGCTGTTCACCCCGGCCGAGCGACTGGAACTGGTTGCCCACGCGACCGAGCAATGCGGCAATGTCGAAGTGCATACGTTTTCTGGGCTGGCGGTGCGGTTCGTGCGGGATTGCGGAGCCAGGGTGATGGTGCGGGGCGTTCGCCCTTTAACCGACATCGCCGGCGAGTTCACCATGATGATGGCGAACCGGCACCTGGATGCAGATATCGAAACGGTGTTCCTGATGGCGGATGAAGAGTTCGCCCATGTTTCCAGCTCGCTGATCAAGCAGATCGCTCCCCTGGCGAACGACGAAATGCTCAGCCGCTTCGTCCCCCGCGAGATCGTCTCGGCCTTGCGGAAAAAGCTGGGCGCGAAGGACGGCTGA
- a CDS encoding DUF1553 domain-containing protein: protein MKRFPYVLFAAAVCGLACSSVFGGEVDFNRDVRPILSNKCYTCHGPDPDAREAGLRLDLPAGALAELDSGAHAIVPGEPDQSELIRRIASTDAGERMPPDATGKPLSPKEIAVLTAWVQGGAAYETHWAYRPVQRREPPEISASTPLPPGADRAALQAWPRNAIDAFLLRKMLAEGLTPQPEADRYTLIRRASLDLTGLPPTIADVDRFLADNDPEAYEKMIDRLLAQDAYGEHFARLWLDLARYADSCGYADDPPRTIWAYRDWVVKAFNANQPFDQFTLDQLAGDLLPNPTDEQLIATAFHRNTLTNNEGGTNDEEFRNVAVVDRVNTTLAVWMGTTIACAQCHTHKFDPITQEDYFRVFAIFNNSEDADRRDESPLLQIWTPEQIAQKAAWTQEIADLEKLLATPTPELAAAQQKWAEQFQQQPSWTLLPPQAIAVESGAAGQIQDDSLVLVPTGSSKNRYTITIPLTGTEDRPLHALRLETVPQESLPGQGAGHANGAFVVTGVQATVTPPGDEGRRGRFVRVENLGDGQILSLAEVQVQSEGKNIAMGGKATQSSTAYDGPPELAIDGDTNGDFDKMSTTHTGTEKNPWWEVDLQATAPVDAIVVWNRTDNNLQNRLSNFRVVLLDELREVVWEKTIAEAPELNVELPLSSAQTIDFSNAFADFSQSGFDAATILQKDGAGWAVGPQFKAPHALTLVARKPIPATEGAVLKVVIEQQAKQEGHTLGAFRLQMSHDPAAARFAALPANIVALLRQPSGERDARGQETLATYYRSIAPLLAKERKQLASVQKQLAAAKPTTTVPIMRDLAAERQRTTHLQHRGNYLDQGPEVSPGLPEALFPAPQGEPFNRLTLARWLIDEKNPLTARVLANRYWEALFGQGLTPTSEEFGSQGEPPSHPELLDFLASEMIRLNWDRKAFVKMLATSAAYRQASTVEPGAFEQDPDNAFVARGPRFRLSAEMIRDQALAASGLLSHKMYGPPVQPPQPKSGLSAAFGPSVDWKTSEGEDSRRRALYTLWRRSNPYPSMSTFDAPNREVCTIRRDRTNTPLQALVTLNDPVYVEAAQALARRIASHGDTAAERATYGVRLCLARPPHDQELKELLNLYEQAKASFAEDPASAKTFASEPLGPLPAEADAVDLAAWTVVSNVLLNLDEMFLKR from the coding sequence ATGAAACGTTTTCCATACGTTCTGTTCGCGGCTGCCGTTTGCGGCCTGGCTTGCTCGTCAGTTTTCGGCGGCGAGGTGGATTTCAACCGCGACGTTCGGCCGATCCTGTCGAACAAATGCTACACATGCCATGGCCCTGATCCCGACGCCCGGGAAGCTGGACTGCGGCTGGACCTGCCGGCCGGCGCCCTGGCCGAGTTGGACTCCGGCGCGCATGCGATTGTGCCGGGAGAGCCTGACCAGAGCGAGCTGATTCGCCGCATTGCCTCGACCGACGCCGGCGAGCGGATGCCGCCCGATGCGACTGGCAAGCCGCTGTCGCCGAAAGAAATCGCCGTGCTGACCGCCTGGGTCCAGGGCGGCGCTGCGTATGAAACGCACTGGGCCTATCGTCCCGTCCAGCGGCGAGAACCGCCGGAGATCTCCGCCTCGACCCCGCTGCCCCCTGGCGCCGATCGGGCCGCGCTCCAGGCCTGGCCGAGGAACGCGATCGATGCCTTCCTGCTGCGCAAAATGCTCGCCGAAGGGCTGACCCCACAACCGGAAGCAGATCGCTACACGCTAATTCGCAGGGCTTCGCTCGACCTGACCGGTCTCCCGCCGACGATCGCCGATGTCGATCGCTTTCTCGCGGACAACGACCCGGAAGCGTACGAGAAAATGATCGATCGGCTCCTCGCCCAGGACGCCTATGGCGAACACTTTGCCCGCTTGTGGCTTGATCTGGCGCGGTACGCCGATTCGTGCGGCTATGCCGACGATCCGCCCCGCACCATCTGGGCCTATCGTGACTGGGTCGTCAAAGCATTCAACGCGAACCAGCCGTTTGACCAGTTCACCCTCGACCAGCTGGCCGGCGACCTGCTGCCGAACCCGACCGACGAACAACTGATCGCGACCGCCTTCCATCGGAACACCCTCACCAATAACGAAGGCGGCACCAACGACGAAGAGTTCCGCAACGTCGCCGTGGTTGACCGCGTCAACACGACCCTGGCCGTCTGGATGGGCACCACCATCGCCTGCGCCCAGTGTCATACGCACAAGTTTGATCCGATCACGCAAGAGGATTACTTCCGCGTTTTCGCCATTTTTAACAACAGCGAAGACGCCGACCGCCGGGACGAAAGCCCCCTGCTGCAGATCTGGACGCCCGAGCAGATTGCCCAGAAAGCAGCCTGGACCCAGGAAATCGCCGACCTGGAAAAACTCCTGGCGACCCCAACGCCCGAACTGGCCGCGGCCCAGCAAAAATGGGCCGAGCAGTTCCAGCAACAGCCGTCCTGGACGCTGCTTCCGCCCCAAGCAATCGCCGTGGAATCCGGCGCCGCCGGTCAGATCCAGGACGACAGCCTTGTGCTCGTGCCGACCGGCAGCAGCAAAAACCGTTACACGATCACCATTCCGCTGACCGGAACCGAAGATCGCCCGCTCCATGCCTTGCGACTGGAAACCGTGCCGCAGGAATCGCTCCCCGGCCAGGGAGCGGGCCACGCCAATGGCGCCTTTGTGGTGACCGGCGTACAGGCAACCGTCACGCCGCCGGGCGACGAAGGACGCCGCGGCCGGTTCGTCCGCGTCGAGAACCTGGGCGACGGCCAGATCTTGTCCCTCGCCGAAGTCCAGGTGCAGAGCGAAGGCAAAAACATCGCGATGGGCGGCAAGGCGACGCAGAGCAGCACCGCGTATGACGGCCCGCCCGAGCTGGCGATCGACGGCGACACCAACGGCGACTTTGACAAGATGTCGACCACGCACACCGGCACGGAGAAAAACCCCTGGTGGGAAGTCGACCTGCAGGCGACCGCCCCGGTCGATGCGATCGTCGTCTGGAACCGGACCGACAACAACCTGCAGAATCGGCTGAGCAACTTCCGTGTCGTGCTGTTGGACGAACTCCGCGAAGTCGTCTGGGAAAAAACAATCGCCGAGGCGCCGGAGTTGAATGTGGAGCTTCCCCTGTCGTCCGCACAGACGATCGACTTCTCGAACGCGTTCGCCGATTTCAGCCAGTCCGGTTTCGACGCCGCGACCATCCTGCAGAAGGACGGCGCCGGCTGGGCCGTGGGACCGCAGTTCAAAGCACCGCATGCGCTGACACTGGTCGCCCGCAAGCCGATTCCGGCTACCGAAGGCGCCGTGCTGAAGGTGGTGATCGAACAGCAGGCGAAGCAGGAAGGGCACACGCTAGGGGCGTTTCGTCTGCAAATGTCGCACGATCCGGCAGCGGCCCGCTTTGCCGCCTTGCCGGCGAACATCGTCGCTCTGCTGCGGCAGCCATCAGGCGAACGTGACGCCCGCGGGCAGGAAACGCTGGCGACTTATTATCGCTCGATCGCTCCCCTGCTGGCAAAAGAACGGAAGCAGCTGGCCTCCGTACAAAAACAGCTGGCCGCCGCCAAACCGACGACAACCGTCCCCATCATGCGGGACCTGGCTGCCGAGCGTCAACGCACCACGCACCTGCAGCATCGCGGGAACTATCTCGACCAGGGCCCCGAAGTTTCGCCCGGCCTGCCGGAAGCTTTGTTCCCCGCCCCGCAAGGCGAACCGTTCAACCGCCTGACGCTGGCCCGCTGGCTGATCGACGAGAAAAACCCTCTGACCGCGCGCGTGCTGGCGAACCGTTACTGGGAAGCGTTATTTGGCCAGGGACTCACGCCGACCAGCGAGGAGTTCGGCTCCCAGGGCGAGCCCCCGTCGCACCCGGAACTGCTCGACTTCCTGGCGAGTGAAATGATCCGCCTGAACTGGGACCGGAAGGCCTTCGTCAAAATGCTGGCGACCTCGGCCGCTTACCGGCAAGCCTCGACCGTGGAGCCTGGCGCCTTTGAACAGGACCCCGACAATGCGTTCGTCGCCCGCGGGCCCCGGTTCCGCCTGTCGGCCGAAATGATCCGCGACCAGGCGCTGGCGGCCAGCGGCCTGCTCAGTCATAAAATGTACGGCCCGCCGGTCCAACCGCCGCAGCCTAAAAGCGGCTTGTCGGCGGCCTTTGGTCCCAGCGTCGACTGGAAAACGAGCGAAGGGGAAGACAGCCGCCGCCGGGCCCTGTACACCCTGTGGCGCCGCTCCAATCCGTACCCTTCTATGTCGACCTTCGACGCCCCCAACCGCGAAGTGTGCACCATCCGCCGGGACCGCACCAACACGCCCCTGCAGGCGCTCGTCACGCTGAACGACCCCGTTTACGTCGAGGCCGCCCAGGCCCTGGCCCGCCGAATCGCCAGCCATGGCGACACCGCGGCCGAAAGGGCGACTTACGGCGTACGGCTGTGCCTGGCCCGTCCGCCCCACGACCAGGAACTGAAAGAACTGCTGAACCTTTACGAACAGGCGAAAGCCAGTTTCGCCGAGGATCCGGCCAGTGCGAAAACGTTCGCCAGCGAACCTCTCGGCCCGCTGCCCGCCGAGGCCGACGCCGTCGACCTGGCCGCCTGGACGGTCGTCAGCAACGTGCTACTGAACCTGGATGAAATGTTCCTCAAGCGGTAG